The Rhodopseudomonas julia DNA segment GTCCCACGGCCTTGCCGGCCAGGACGTCGAGAAGTGATGAGGCAGTGCCGGATTTCAGGTCGATACGCTGGAACTCGCCGAGCGTTGCAGACTGAACGAGGTCGTCGTAGAAGAGGCGCGATCGAGCGAGCAAGGACACGGGAAGCTCCTGCTTGCCGGCCGTGTCGGCGCCCATGGCGTTGATATGCTGACCGGCGGGTGACCAGTCTTCTGGAAACAGCTCGGCTTGTGACGGCGTGACGGTGATCAAAATGTCGGAGCTGCGCACGGTGTCTTCGCGTTCAGCAACGATGATCTCGATTTGCGGATGAGCCTCGGAAAGAACCTCTGCGAGGGCGTTTGCCTGACGATCTTCGGGTCCCCAGATGCGCACCTTTTTGATGTTGCGTACCGTCATGGCGGCTTCGATCTGGCTTCGGGCCTGCATGCCGGTGCCGAGAATGCCAAGATCCGTGCTGTTGGGGCGTGACAAGGCCCGGATCGCTACAGCGCCGGCTGCGGCGGTGCGAGCCTCCGTCAGCCAATTGGCTTCCACGCAGGCGAGGGCTTTGCCGCTTGCAGCATCGAACAAGAGTGTCGTCGATTGATGGTTCGTCAAATCGCTCTTGGCTGCGTTGCCCGGCCAATAGCCGCCGGCCTTTAGCCCCACCAGCGCGAACCTGTCGATCTCGCCGGA contains these protein-coding regions:
- a CDS encoding ornithine cyclodeaminase family protein, with translation MRLVNETQARTCVTLENAIEAVAAAFRDVAEGSARNLPVVRERLASGLGTFGVKSGEIDRFALVGLKAGGYWPGNAAKSDLTNHQSTTLLFDAASGKALACVEANWLTEARTAAAGAVAIRALSRPNSTDLGILGTGMQARSQIEAAMTVRNIKKVRIWGPEDRQANALAEVLSEAHPQIEIIVAEREDTVRSSDILITVTPSQAELFPEDWSPAGQHINAMGADTAGKQELPVSLLARSRLFYDDLVQSATLGEFQRIDLKSGTASSLLDVLAGKAVGRESEDERTIFDSTGIAVQDLAVAQLALSETV